In one window of Mytilus galloprovincialis chromosome 6, xbMytGall1.hap1.1, whole genome shotgun sequence DNA:
- the LOC143080742 gene encoding uncharacterized protein LOC143080742: protein MDAEQNSSKKRGLTWSDQETKALLSTWGEGKIQSELDNSTRNTHVFSSIIRTMGGLGYLRTAPECRQRIKTLKRNYFNAKNSNKLSGNGRTTCRYYDELEDILGGRPAVTPPKVKDSSENHSSRKISFVECSKPEDEDGDMDIFQQPSTSSSSACSVTMVPATVKLIADSQIEKDASLPQMTHISRAERKKTDERKRKDQNDPECRKKQGTSGKIRKSDESLMAMLKEQQNEFLSNESKRWEEEKAREERMRKEDKEHELKLFSMFATIIKGQPSSQITSGHASSVSSFPSSSFQASPLHSASTSSTSSTYHRPTSNVNHASFLPEASCSNMSFLRMLNNEDCF from the exons ATGGATGCCGaacaaaattcttcaaaaaaGAGAGGTCTAACCTGGAGTGACCAGGAGACGAAGGCTTTACTTTCAACGTGGGGAGAAGGGAAAATTCAATCAGAATTGGACAATTCAACAAGAAACACCCATGTATTTTCTTCAATTATAAGAACAATGGGTGGCTTGGGGTATCTTCGTACGGCACCGGAATGTAGACAGAGAATTAAAACTCTTAAAAGAAATTACTTTAATGCAAAGAACAGCAACAAATTGAGTGGAAATGGCAGAACAACTTGTAGATATTATGACGAACTTGAGGACATTTTAGGAGGGCGCCCGGCAGTAACCCCACCGAAAGTTAAGGACTCTTCGGAAAACCACAGCTCTAGAAAAATCTCTTTTGTTGAATGCAGTAAGCCAGAAGATGAAGATGGAGATATGGACATTTTTCAACAGCCATCCACTAGCAGTTCTTCTGCATGTTCCGTGACAATGGTACCAGCAACCGTTAAACTGATTGCAGAC tCCCAGATTGAGAAAGACGCCTCTTTACCACAGATGACTCACATATCAAGAGCAGAAAGAAAG aaaacagATGAAAGAAAGAGAAAAGACCAGAATGACcctgaatgtagaaaaaaacaggGAA ccTCTGGGAAAATCAGAAAAAGTGATGAGAGCCTTATGGCTATGTTAAAAGAACAGCAAAATGAGTTTTTATCCAATGAATCAAAGAGATGGGAGGAAGAAAAGGCTCGAGAGGAGAGAATGAGAAAAGAGGACAAGGAACATGAGCTGAAACTATTTTCTATGTTTGCTACAATTATTAAAGGACAGCCATCATCCCAAATTACATCAGGTCATGCATCATCAGTATCGTCATTCCCTTCTTCATCATTCCAGGCTTCACCATTACATTCTGCATCAACATCATCAACATCATCAACATACCACAGACCAACCTCAAATGTTAATCATGCTTCTTTTCTTCCAGAAGCATCATGCAGTAATATGAGCTTCTTGAGGATGCTAAATAATGAAGACTGTTTTTAG